The Vibrio tubiashii ATCC 19109 genome has a segment encoding these proteins:
- a CDS encoding VOC family protein yields MSGQFHHISLTVSDLIVSQKFYALFGYQLERNFQDEQVTIHMLENQGSRIELFHFNGEAFTPTPEPLMTLRRMGITHFALRVSGLETFHRKLSEVTNITTIYNARLGSFRYFFCSDPDGNQIEVIEE; encoded by the coding sequence ATGTCTGGACAGTTTCATCATATCTCGCTAACCGTGAGCGACTTGATCGTGAGCCAAAAGTTCTACGCATTGTTTGGTTATCAGCTTGAGCGCAATTTCCAAGATGAACAAGTCACTATTCACATGTTGGAAAACCAAGGCTCAAGAATTGAGCTTTTTCATTTTAATGGGGAAGCCTTTACCCCAACACCCGAGCCACTCATGACTTTAAGAAGAATGGGGATTACTCATTTTGCTTTACGAGTGAGCGGACTTGAAACCTTTCATAGAAAATTATCGGAAGTCACCAACATCACTACTATATACAACGCTAGGCTAGGTAGTTTCCGTTACTTTTTCTGTTCAGATCCCGATGGAAATCAAATCGAAGTTATAGAGGAGTAA
- a CDS encoding MFS transporter — MSLTWKQRSSTVLGNAMEFYDIAVFASISIYISQLFATQGIEHSEFVVWGVFALRFLVRPFGGIIIGRYADKYGRKRALVFCNLLTGIATVAMAFVPVEIVGQYVVVVFLFFQMIQSFSFGGEYPTLINYLLYDAKKTERSRVSSLIVASSIVGVIISLLIVAGLESVLSAKEMSEWGWRVPLLVGVANIIVSLYLRLSLPELPKAHAVASKSSRAIIAKVFCISILGAVVFYVQNLASGILGKAMNIDNLALINSSILVVMLFAFAVFVDKRYSPTKAFKTGALLMLFSAVPLFALLGSNQFVWQALAVLGISSLSAIILGNLAALLWQQSDNQTTSLGIGYNIALSIFGGLTPLIVTEAMLFSPAYVGIYVAIATIPGLTVLYRFNTQRLQKPVEA, encoded by the coding sequence ATGTCACTCACTTGGAAACAGCGCAGCAGTACTGTACTTGGAAATGCTATGGAGTTCTACGATATCGCGGTATTCGCATCGATATCGATCTACATTTCCCAGTTGTTTGCCACTCAAGGTATTGAGCATTCAGAATTTGTAGTTTGGGGAGTGTTTGCCCTACGTTTCTTGGTTAGACCGTTTGGTGGCATTATCATTGGTCGCTACGCTGATAAGTACGGACGTAAAAGAGCATTAGTATTCTGTAACCTACTCACTGGTATCGCAACCGTGGCCATGGCATTCGTCCCTGTCGAAATTGTTGGACAATATGTGGTTGTGGTTTTTCTGTTCTTCCAGATGATTCAATCATTTAGCTTTGGTGGCGAGTACCCTACTCTGATTAACTACCTACTGTATGATGCAAAGAAAACAGAGCGATCACGAGTGAGTAGCTTAATAGTGGCGAGCTCAATCGTCGGCGTTATCATCTCACTCTTGATTGTCGCGGGATTAGAGAGTGTGTTAAGCGCAAAAGAGATGAGCGAATGGGGCTGGAGAGTGCCATTGCTGGTTGGAGTAGCAAACATCATAGTTAGCCTCTATCTGCGCCTTTCTTTGCCTGAGCTGCCTAAAGCACACGCTGTAGCAAGTAAATCTAGCCGCGCAATCATTGCCAAAGTATTTTGCATCTCAATTCTTGGTGCGGTGGTCTTCTATGTACAAAACTTAGCGAGTGGAATTCTAGGTAAAGCAATGAACATCGACAACCTTGCACTCATCAACTCTTCAATCCTCGTAGTCATGCTATTTGCCTTTGCGGTGTTTGTTGATAAACGCTATTCGCCGACAAAAGCATTTAAGACCGGTGCGCTGCTAATGTTGTTTTCTGCCGTTCCACTGTTTGCTCTGCTTGGTTCGAATCAATTTGTCTGGCAAGCATTAGCGGTGTTAGGAATCAGCAGTTTATCGGCTATCATACTCGGTAACTTGGCGGCTCTTTTATGGCAGCAGTCTGACAACCAAACCACGAGCTTAGGTATTGGCTACAATATCGCGCTGTCTATTTTTGGAGGACTCACACCATTGATCGTCACAGAAGCGATGTTATTTAGCCCTGCCTATGTAGGTATTTACGTCGCGATAGCCACAATACCAGGATTAACCGTGTTATATCGTTTCAATACCCAAAGGCTTCAGAAACCAGTAGAAGCATAG
- the ansA gene encoding asparaginase codes for MARKHIYIAYTGGTIGMQKSHDHGYVPVAGFMEKQLASMPEFHRPEMPEFTIHEYDPLIDSSDMTPADWQQIADDIRANYDKYDGFVILHGTDTMAYTASALSFMLENLGKPVIVTGSQIPLAELRSDGQANLLNALHIAANYPINEVTLFFNNKLMRGNRSTKSHADGFNAFTSPNLPPLLEAGINIQISSEIEVGAKPEGEFKVHDITPQPIGVITMYPGISHEVIRNTLLQPVNAMILLTFGVGNAPQNPELLGHLKDASERGVIVVNLTQCLAGKVNMGGYATGCALAEAGVISGYDMTPEAALAKLHFLLSQGLSYEQVKVKMQQVLRGEMSI; via the coding sequence ATGGCAAGAAAACATATTTATATCGCCTACACTGGCGGTACCATTGGTATGCAAAAATCCCATGATCACGGTTATGTCCCAGTAGCTGGCTTCATGGAAAAACAACTAGCAAGTATGCCAGAGTTCCACCGTCCAGAAATGCCTGAGTTTACCATTCATGAGTATGACCCACTTATCGACTCATCGGATATGACACCAGCAGATTGGCAGCAAATTGCTGACGACATCCGCGCTAACTATGATAAGTACGATGGTTTTGTCATCTTGCATGGCACCGATACCATGGCGTATACCGCCTCTGCACTTTCGTTCATGCTCGAAAACCTTGGCAAGCCTGTTATCGTCACTGGCTCGCAGATTCCTCTGGCAGAACTTCGTTCTGATGGTCAAGCAAACCTGCTTAACGCGCTGCACATTGCTGCTAACTACCCGATCAATGAAGTGACCTTGTTCTTCAACAATAAGCTTATGCGTGGCAACCGCAGCACTAAATCTCATGCTGATGGTTTTAACGCCTTTACGTCACCAAACCTTCCACCACTGCTTGAAGCGGGTATCAACATCCAAATTAGTAGTGAGATTGAGGTGGGTGCTAAGCCTGAAGGTGAGTTCAAAGTTCATGACATCACACCGCAGCCAATCGGTGTCATTACTATGTACCCTGGCATTTCGCACGAAGTAATCCGCAATACGCTACTGCAACCTGTTAATGCCATGATTCTCTTAACGTTTGGGGTAGGTAACGCACCGCAGAACCCTGAGCTGTTAGGACACCTGAAGGATGCGTCTGAACGTGGCGTTATCGTCGTCAACCTCACTCAATGTTTGGCGGGTAAGGTTAACATGGGTGGTTATGCAACAGGCTGTGCTCTTGCAGAAGCAGGGGTTATCAGCGGCTACGACATGACACCAGAAGCCGCGCTTGCAAAACTTCACTTCCTACTCAGCCAAGGGCTTAGCTACGAGCAAGTTAAAGTTAAGATGCAGCAAGTTCTGCGCGGTGAAATGAGTATTTAG
- a CDS encoding aminotransferase-like domain-containing protein produces MSENKFNQIAEAIELRIDRGEYPVNFKLPPHRTLADELDTTPATVAKAYKLLAEKGRVESFVGRGTFVCGDVTLNQAIQPPEDEKDYNFSILQPCLYKNVPQLKKALEVASQTLSADLIGYTEHSGHEEHRRAGVEWAKYFGLEGGNTKNTLLTNGAQHALSLLINALTKPGDAIAVEALTYPGILAIASLSGRQVVAIPMDEAGMSPTELENSILQHDIKAVIVVPSHQNPTGITMPESRRKEIAKVVKDNEVWLIEDDIYCFLDQMTLPAVSNFAPDYAFHISGLSKAISPAMRCGYVKVPDRQVALINAHIRANIWLSSPINYIAATNMIESGEAFEIAATQRSVAQRRQKIAREILTDVDSSAAGYHLWVPLPKSWPQERFMMEAKNRGVIVSSGSYFDASGEGTNHIRLSLMSVSTDERLEEGLLKLRDLMSSNMNTVFPF; encoded by the coding sequence GTGAGTGAGAATAAGTTTAATCAGATAGCCGAGGCAATTGAGCTAAGAATTGACCGAGGTGAATATCCAGTTAACTTTAAATTGCCACCGCATCGTACTCTTGCTGATGAACTTGATACCACGCCAGCGACAGTAGCGAAGGCTTACAAGTTGCTTGCTGAAAAAGGAAGAGTGGAGTCTTTTGTAGGAAGAGGCACATTTGTGTGTGGTGATGTAACGCTAAATCAAGCGATTCAACCGCCAGAAGATGAGAAGGATTACAACTTTTCGATTCTTCAGCCTTGTCTATACAAAAATGTTCCACAACTAAAGAAGGCGCTAGAAGTGGCGAGTCAAACGCTGTCTGCTGATTTGATTGGTTATACGGAGCACTCGGGACATGAAGAACATAGGCGAGCAGGTGTTGAATGGGCGAAATACTTTGGGCTTGAGGGTGGAAACACGAAAAATACTCTGCTCACTAATGGGGCGCAGCATGCCTTATCTTTGCTAATAAACGCACTAACGAAACCTGGTGATGCAATTGCTGTTGAGGCGCTTACTTATCCGGGGATTTTAGCGATAGCCAGTTTGTCTGGAAGACAAGTGGTCGCCATACCTATGGATGAAGCAGGGATGTCGCCTACGGAACTAGAGAATTCAATTCTTCAGCATGATATCAAGGCTGTTATTGTCGTTCCTTCTCACCAAAACCCGACAGGGATAACAATGCCAGAGTCTCGCCGAAAAGAGATTGCTAAAGTAGTCAAAGACAATGAAGTTTGGCTTATAGAAGATGATATTTATTGTTTTTTGGATCAAATGACTTTGCCAGCAGTGAGTAACTTTGCACCAGATTATGCCTTTCATATTTCGGGACTTTCCAAAGCAATTAGTCCCGCAATGCGTTGTGGGTATGTCAAAGTGCCCGATAGACAGGTGGCGTTGATCAATGCTCATATACGCGCAAACATCTGGTTATCTTCTCCGATTAATTATATTGCTGCCACAAATATGATCGAATCTGGCGAGGCGTTCGAAATCGCTGCAACTCAAAGAAGCGTTGCCCAGAGGCGGCAAAAAATAGCACGAGAAATTTTGACTGACGTTGATAGCTCGGCGGCGGGGTATCATCTATGGGTCCCTTTGCCAAAATCGTGGCCACAGGAAAGGTTTATGATGGAAGCCAAAAATCGTGGTGTTATTGTTAGCAGTGGAAGTTACTTTGACGCGAGTGGAGAGGGGACAAACCATATACGTTTATCACTGATGTCGGTCAGTACTGATGAACGTTTAGAGGAAGGGCTCTTGAAGCTAAGAGATTTAATGTCATCCAATATGAATACGGTATTTCCTTTCTAG
- a CDS encoding TauD/TfdA family dioxygenase, whose amino-acid sequence MLHLQKEPQETLEIQEIYIPYDSAQRLKSAFSHLRMSDDSAWLNSKEWLGSTVKHSLPNNIVETIEDFTRSEQQSALIIRGLPVDADLCSTPYQGYLPPSKTPLASACHIGIYQLAKIEPIAYKTENNGFLFRHVVPSIHSRNEKSSHGSTHTFGHHVDNPDLPLLSENISQKSGCPEYLSLMALRTDLRVRSNFVLLDDILSNLSQGVIEALSLPQFQIARPDSFGQDIRTVLPLLTYDKSGIALCRYDKENTTPLNEQAAAALVMLDAQLKETSLQNSITYQPGDLLIIKNQRLLHSREGFSPRDDGTDRWLMRLFGMKSLSRLVQAYPDVKHIGKD is encoded by the coding sequence ATGTTACATTTACAAAAAGAGCCCCAAGAAACGCTCGAAATACAGGAAATCTACATCCCATACGACTCTGCTCAGAGGTTAAAAAGCGCATTTTCACATCTACGAATGAGTGATGATAGTGCATGGTTAAATTCTAAAGAGTGGTTAGGAAGTACTGTTAAACACAGCCTCCCCAATAATATTGTGGAGACCATTGAAGATTTCACCCGCTCAGAACAACAGTCAGCGTTAATCATTCGAGGGCTTCCTGTCGATGCTGACCTGTGTTCAACTCCTTACCAAGGCTACCTACCTCCAAGTAAAACGCCTTTAGCAAGTGCCTGTCATATTGGCATATATCAATTGGCCAAAATCGAACCTATTGCTTATAAGACCGAAAACAATGGATTTCTATTTAGGCATGTTGTTCCTTCCATTCATTCTAGGAACGAAAAGTCTTCTCACGGTTCAACACATACTTTTGGCCATCATGTAGACAATCCAGACCTCCCCTTATTGAGTGAAAACATAAGTCAGAAAAGTGGTTGTCCTGAATACCTATCACTTATGGCCCTTCGCACAGATCTAAGAGTTCGCTCTAACTTCGTGCTGTTAGACGACATCCTGAGCAACCTAAGTCAAGGAGTCATTGAGGCACTGAGCTTACCTCAATTCCAGATAGCTCGACCTGATTCATTTGGACAAGACATTCGCACTGTATTGCCTCTCCTCACTTACGATAAGTCTGGGATCGCACTTTGCCGTTACGACAAGGAAAATACAACGCCGCTCAATGAACAAGCTGCTGCTGCATTGGTGATGCTAGATGCACAGCTGAAAGAGACTAGCTTGCAAAATTCAATTACTTATCAGCCAGGAGACCTACTGATTATTAAGAATCAAAGATTGCTTCATAGCAGAGAAGGATTCTCTCCACGTGACGACGGTACCGATCGCTGGCTAATGCGTCTGTTTGGTATGAAGTCACTATCACGACTAGTGCAAGCCTACCCTGACGTAAAACACATAGGAAAAGACTAA
- a CDS encoding NAD(P)-dependent oxidoreductase translates to MEIKNVAFVGLGVMGYPMAGHISKAGFNTRVFNRTETKARKWATEYSGEFAITPAAAAKGCDVVAICVGNDDDVRSVVFGKDGVLVSMEAGAVLIDHTTTSAELALELADACSAKGVQFIDAPVSGGQAGAENGALTIMCGGDSNTFKSLSPLLNTYGKQSVLLGENGQGQRCKMVNQVCIAGILQGLSEALQLAQSSDLDVKQVVNVLKHGAAGSWQMENRAVTMSNNEFDFGFAIDWMRKDLGICLNEAKKNDLRLPMTKEVDGMYQTLQEQGFGRMDTSVLIQAYQKQ, encoded by the coding sequence ATGGAAATAAAAAATGTAGCGTTTGTTGGCTTAGGTGTTATGGGTTACCCAATGGCCGGGCATATTTCTAAAGCCGGATTTAACACTCGCGTTTTTAACCGTACGGAAACCAAAGCGAGAAAATGGGCGACTGAATATTCTGGTGAATTTGCCATTACACCCGCTGCGGCTGCGAAAGGCTGCGATGTGGTTGCAATCTGTGTAGGGAATGACGACGACGTTCGAAGTGTAGTCTTTGGGAAAGATGGCGTACTAGTCAGCATGGAAGCTGGGGCAGTGCTGATTGACCATACAACCACTTCTGCTGAGTTAGCCCTTGAACTCGCAGACGCCTGCTCGGCTAAAGGAGTACAGTTCATTGACGCTCCTGTTTCAGGTGGTCAAGCAGGTGCAGAGAACGGTGCGCTGACCATTATGTGCGGAGGAGATTCAAATACGTTCAAAAGCCTATCTCCCTTACTTAATACATACGGCAAACAATCTGTGTTGCTAGGAGAAAATGGGCAAGGTCAGCGTTGCAAAATGGTGAATCAAGTTTGTATCGCTGGGATATTGCAAGGCTTAAGCGAAGCACTTCAACTTGCTCAATCGTCAGATTTAGACGTAAAGCAAGTCGTCAATGTACTCAAGCATGGCGCTGCAGGTTCTTGGCAAATGGAAAACCGCGCAGTCACCATGTCTAATAATGAATTCGACTTTGGCTTTGCCATTGACTGGATGCGCAAAGATTTAGGCATCTGCCTAAACGAAGCAAAGAAAAACGATCTTCGCCTCCCAATGACTAAAGAGGTGGACGGTATGTATCAAACACTTCAAGAGCAAGGGTTTGGTCGAATGGATACATCCGTTTTAATACAAGCATACCAAAAACAATAA
- a CDS encoding sulfite exporter TauE/SafE family protein: MEWLGNDITLWVLIALMISAFAAGFIDSVAGGGGLILVPSFILAGLPPQIALGQEKIVSTLGTIAAIRNFMRNKCVVWTAVATGIPAGLAGAYFGAEAILYFEPETIGKIILGMLPIGIVLSFIPKKNNASSEEKPINKHVILFGVPSAVFVIGFYDGFFGPGTGSFLILALHYLLRFDLVSASATSKLFNFASNIGALIAFMLAGNVLYALALPLVAMNLLGNHFGSASAMKYGAKLIQRTISLSLTLLMCSLGYKFLVA; this comes from the coding sequence ATGGAATGGCTAGGTAATGATATTACCCTTTGGGTTTTAATTGCTCTGATGATTTCAGCGTTTGCTGCTGGTTTCATTGACAGTGTCGCGGGAGGTGGTGGTCTTATATTAGTTCCATCTTTTATATTGGCGGGGTTACCGCCTCAGATCGCTTTAGGCCAAGAGAAGATTGTCAGCACTCTAGGCACTATAGCTGCGATACGTAATTTCATGCGAAATAAGTGCGTCGTTTGGACCGCTGTTGCAACGGGTATCCCCGCAGGGCTTGCTGGGGCTTACTTCGGTGCTGAGGCTATTTTATATTTCGAGCCAGAGACTATTGGTAAAATCATTTTGGGAATGCTGCCTATTGGTATCGTTTTATCGTTTATTCCCAAGAAAAACAACGCTTCATCTGAAGAGAAACCAATCAATAAGCATGTTATTTTGTTCGGCGTTCCTTCGGCTGTTTTTGTCATTGGTTTTTACGATGGCTTCTTCGGACCAGGGACCGGAAGCTTTTTAATCCTTGCGCTACATTACCTTTTAAGGTTTGACTTAGTCTCTGCATCAGCAACATCAAAGTTGTTCAACTTTGCCTCCAATATTGGTGCGCTGATTGCGTTTATGCTGGCAGGTAACGTCCTCTATGCGTTGGCATTGCCTTTGGTTGCAATGAACTTACTAGGAAATCACTTTGGAAGCGCTTCTGCAATGAAATATGGTGCAAAGCTTATCCAACGAACAATCTCACTCTCGTTGACGCTTCTCATGTGCTCACTTGGCTATAAATTTTTAGTCGCGTAA
- a CDS encoding M28 family metallopeptidase, whose translation MALTTACLNVYAEDKVWISIGADAASTVAKAQAESILPHSIASSGDVWVGQVETAQLAELSHNMHEEHHRCGGYMVHASAQSAMAASAMPQSRAQFILPKPSQQSTLNTWIPLVSASQLTNTIRSLTSFNNRFYTTTSGAQASDWIANEWRNLSSSMTKANVEQVAHSGYNQKSVVLTIEGSEKPDEWVIVGGHLDSTIGSHTDEHTIAPGADDDASGIASVSEIIRVLAENNFKPKRSVAFMAYAAEEVGLRGSQDIANHYKAQGKNVVSVLQLDMTNYKGSAEDIVFITDYTDSNLTQFLASLIDTYIPDLTYGYDRCGYACSDHASWHNAGYSAAMPFESKFNDYNPKIHTSQDTLENSDPTGGHAVKFTKLGLSYVVELANATDIEPPVDNVLKDGVPKTGLSGARSSQQSYTFELATQKSLTFTTQGGSGDVDLYVKYGSPASKSNWDCRPYRNGNSETCRFDQAAPGTYHVMLDAYSAYTGVTLQASSN comes from the coding sequence ATGGCATTAACTACGGCATGCTTAAATGTTTATGCAGAAGATAAAGTTTGGATTTCTATTGGTGCCGATGCTGCTAGTACCGTCGCGAAAGCGCAAGCAGAATCTATTCTGCCTCACTCAATTGCGAGCAGTGGTGACGTGTGGGTTGGTCAAGTTGAGACTGCTCAACTGGCTGAGCTTTCGCATAACATGCATGAAGAGCATCACCGATGTGGCGGCTATATGGTTCATGCTTCAGCGCAAAGCGCCATGGCCGCGAGCGCAATGCCACAAAGCAGGGCTCAGTTCATATTACCCAAGCCTTCTCAGCAGTCGACCCTTAATACTTGGATACCATTGGTCAGTGCATCGCAACTTACTAACACAATCCGCTCTTTAACAAGCTTCAATAACCGTTTTTACACTACAACATCAGGAGCGCAAGCCTCAGATTGGATAGCCAATGAATGGCGTAATTTGTCTTCGTCGATGACAAAGGCAAACGTAGAGCAAGTTGCTCACTCAGGATACAACCAAAAATCGGTTGTTCTAACTATCGAAGGTAGTGAAAAGCCAGATGAGTGGGTGATCGTTGGTGGACATCTAGATTCTACAATTGGCTCGCACACCGATGAACACACAATTGCTCCAGGGGCGGATGATGATGCTTCGGGGATCGCTAGTGTGAGTGAAATTATTCGAGTGTTAGCTGAGAACAACTTCAAGCCCAAACGTTCCGTTGCCTTTATGGCATATGCGGCAGAAGAGGTTGGTTTAAGAGGCTCGCAAGATATTGCAAATCACTATAAAGCTCAGGGCAAAAATGTCGTCTCTGTATTGCAGTTGGATATGACTAACTACAAAGGATCTGCAGAAGACATTGTCTTTATTACAGACTACACCGACAGTAACCTGACTCAGTTCTTAGCTAGCTTAATTGATACCTATATTCCAGATTTGACTTATGGATATGATCGATGTGGTTACGCATGTTCAGATCATGCCTCTTGGCATAATGCGGGTTACTCTGCGGCAATGCCTTTTGAATCTAAGTTCAATGATTACAACCCTAAGATTCATACTTCTCAAGATACATTAGAGAACTCTGACCCAACGGGTGGTCACGCGGTGAAGTTTACAAAGCTTGGACTGTCGTATGTGGTGGAACTAGCGAATGCCACCGATATTGAGCCTCCCGTTGACAATGTACTAAAAGATGGCGTGCCGAAAACAGGGTTGTCTGGAGCACGCTCAAGTCAGCAAAGTTACACCTTCGAACTTGCCACTCAAAAGAGCTTAACCTTTACAACTCAAGGAGGCAGCGGTGATGTTGACCTCTATGTTAAGTACGGCTCTCCTGCATCGAAGTCAAATTGGGATTGTCGACCTTATCGCAATGGCAACAGTGAGACTTGTCGCTTCGACCAAGCTGCGCCAGGCACTTACCATGTCATGCTTGATGCTTACAGTGCTTATACTGGTGTGACGCTGCAGGCATCTTCAAACTAG
- the serS gene encoding serine--tRNA ligase — MLDSKLLRTELDDTAAKLARRGFKLDVETIRTLEEQRKSIQVEVENLQSTRNSISKQIGKKMAAGDKEGAEEIKKQIGTLGSDLDAKKAELDEVMAKLEEITLSVPNLPADDVPAGKDEDDNVEISRWGEPKTYDFELKDHVDLGELGGGLDFASATKITGARFIVMKGQFARLHRAIAQFMLDLHTDEHGYTEMYMPYLVNSDSLFGTGQLPKFGKDLFHTEPLEEKVNDEEPRKLSLIPTAEVPVTNMVRDTISDEADLPLKMTAHTPCFRSEAGSYGRDTRGLIRMHQFDKVELVQITKPEDSMDALEELTGHAEKVLQLLELPYRKVVLCTGDMGFGARKTYDLEVWVPAQETYREISSCSNMWDFQARRMQARFRRKGEKKPELVHTLNGSGLAVGRTMVAILENNQEADGRIAIPAVLQKYMGGATHIG, encoded by the coding sequence ATGCTGGATTCTAAATTACTTCGTACAGAGCTGGATGATACAGCTGCAAAACTAGCGCGTCGTGGCTTTAAGCTAGACGTAGAGACAATCCGTACACTTGAAGAGCAACGTAAGTCGATTCAAGTAGAAGTTGAAAATTTACAATCCACGCGTAACTCCATCTCCAAGCAAATCGGCAAAAAAATGGCGGCTGGCGACAAAGAAGGCGCTGAAGAGATCAAGAAGCAAATCGGTACTCTAGGTAGCGATCTTGACGCTAAAAAAGCTGAACTTGATGAAGTAATGGCTAAACTTGAAGAGATCACTCTTTCTGTTCCTAACCTACCAGCTGACGATGTGCCAGCAGGCAAAGACGAAGATGACAATGTTGAAATCTCTCGTTGGGGTGAGCCAAAAACTTACGATTTTGAACTGAAAGATCACGTTGATCTAGGTGAGCTTGGCGGTGGTCTAGATTTTGCTAGCGCGACAAAAATCACTGGTGCTCGTTTTATCGTGATGAAAGGTCAGTTTGCGCGTCTACACCGTGCAATCGCTCAGTTTATGCTTGATCTTCACACAGATGAGCATGGCTACACAGAAATGTACATGCCATACCTGGTGAACTCTGACAGCCTATTTGGTACTGGTCAGCTACCTAAGTTTGGTAAAGACCTGTTCCACACTGAGCCGCTAGAAGAGAAAGTAAACGATGAAGAGCCACGTAAACTGTCTCTAATCCCTACTGCTGAAGTGCCAGTGACGAACATGGTTCGTGACACTATTTCTGATGAAGCAGACTTGCCACTGAAGATGACGGCGCATACGCCATGTTTCCGTTCTGAAGCGGGCTCTTACGGTCGTGATACTCGTGGTCTGATTCGTATGCACCAGTTCGACAAAGTTGAGCTTGTACAAATCACTAAGCCAGAAGATTCAATGGATGCACTTGAAGAGCTAACTGGTCACGCTGAGAAAGTTCTGCAACTTCTAGAGCTTCCTTACCGTAAAGTGGTTCTATGTACGGGTGACATGGGCTTCGGCGCGCGTAAGACTTACGACCTAGAAGTTTGGGTTCCGGCTCAAGAGACTTACCGTGAGATCTCATCGTGTTCAAACATGTGGGACTTCCAAGCTCGCCGTATGCAAGCGCGTTTCCGTCGCAAGGGCGAGAAGAAGCCAGAGCTAGTGCACACACTAAACGGTTCAGGTCTAGCAGTAGGTCGTACAATGGTTGCTATTCTAGAAAACAATCAAGAGGCAGATGGTCGTATCGCAATCCCTGCTGTACTACAGAAGTACATGGGCGGCGCAACGCACATCGGCTAA
- a CDS encoding replication-associated recombination protein A: protein MSNYSLDFSGDEDFRPLAARMRPETLDQYIGQQHILGEGKPLRRALEAGHIHSMILWGPPGTGKTTLAEVAANYANAEVERVSAVTSGVKEIRAAIEKARENKLGGRRTILFVDEVHRFNKSQQDAFLPHIEDGTVTFIGATTENPSFELNNALLSRARVYKLTSLSTEDIHLALQQAISDSNRGLGKISAKFADNVLDRLAELVNGDARMSLNYLELLYDMAQEDDQGDKEITLQLLAEVAGEKVSRFDNKGDIWYDLISAVHKSIRGSNPDAALYWSARMIAAGCDPLYIARRLLAIASEDIGNADPRAMQVALSAWDCFTRVGPAEGERAIAQAIVYLACAPKSNAVYTAWKQALRDAHNEPEYEVPPHLRNAPTNLMKDLGYGAEYRYAHDEPGAYAAGERYLPPEMAATRYYYPTNRGLETKIGEKLDYLASLDAKSPQKRYE from the coding sequence GTGAGTAACTACTCATTGGACTTTTCTGGGGATGAAGATTTTCGTCCCCTTGCCGCAAGAATGCGCCCAGAAACGCTAGATCAATACATAGGTCAGCAACATATTCTGGGAGAGGGGAAGCCACTTAGACGAGCGCTAGAAGCGGGCCATATTCACTCAATGATCCTTTGGGGGCCACCTGGCACAGGAAAAACCACGCTGGCGGAAGTGGCTGCTAACTACGCCAATGCAGAAGTGGAGCGAGTCTCTGCTGTGACGTCTGGGGTTAAAGAGATTCGGGCAGCAATTGAAAAAGCGCGCGAAAACAAATTGGGTGGTCGTCGGACTATTTTGTTTGTAGACGAGGTACACCGTTTTAACAAGTCCCAACAAGATGCATTCCTTCCCCACATTGAAGATGGCACGGTAACCTTTATCGGCGCGACAACTGAAAACCCTTCCTTCGAGTTAAACAACGCACTGTTGTCTCGCGCTAGGGTGTATAAGCTTACCTCCCTATCGACAGAAGATATTCATTTGGCTTTGCAGCAAGCGATTTCCGACTCAAATCGTGGCTTAGGCAAGATATCGGCGAAATTTGCCGATAACGTTCTCGACAGACTAGCGGAGCTGGTTAATGGTGATGCGCGAATGTCTCTTAACTATCTTGAGCTGTTATACGATATGGCTCAAGAAGATGACCAAGGCGACAAAGAAATCACTTTGCAGCTATTGGCTGAAGTTGCCGGGGAAAAAGTCTCGCGTTTTGATAATAAAGGCGACATTTGGTACGACTTGATTTCCGCGGTGCATAAATCTATCCGCGGGTCAAATCCTGACGCTGCGCTTTACTGGTCAGCGAGGATGATTGCTGCAGGTTGTGACCCGCTTTATATTGCCCGTCGCTTGCTGGCGATTGCATCAGAAGATATTGGTAATGCAGATCCAAGAGCGATGCAGGTAGCACTATCGGCTTGGGATTGCTTTACTCGTGTTGGGCCTGCGGAAGGTGAACGAGCGATTGCACAAGCGATTGTGTACCTTGCCTGTGCACCAAAGAGTAATGCGGTCTACACGGCTTGGAAGCAAGCACTTCGCGACGCGCACAATGAGCCTGAATATGAAGTTCCGCCACACCTTCGCAATGCGCCTACCAATTTGATGAAAGATCTTGGCTATGGTGCCGAATATCGTTATGCCCATGATGAGCCAGGCGCGTATGCGGCGGGAGAGCGTTACCTACCACCTGAAATGGCAGCAACGCGCTACTATTATCCGACCAACCGCGGCTTAGAAACCAAAATTGGCGAAAAGTTAGATTACTTGGCTAGTTTAGACGCAAAAAGCCCACAAAAGCGCTATGAATAA